In Desulfovibrio sp. 86, the following proteins share a genomic window:
- a CDS encoding ABC transporter permease, protein MPPLPSHNRRARLADIAAGILRKTFWMLLVLWGITLISFWVIHLAPGSPTDMETTLNPLAGEAARQRLEVLYGLDRPIYVQYWDWLLRLLHFDFGNSMSADSRPVLTKIMERLPLTVGMNVTAMLLTLLIAIPVGIASACRQNSLFDRSVTVLVFLGFAMPSFWLALLLMMFFGIELQWLPISGLTSMNYEQLTLWGKFCDLAKHLALPILVYTVGGLASMSRYMRACMLEVLRQDYILTARAKGLSETTIIRRHALRNALLPVITLLGLSVPGLIGGSVIIESIFALPGLGQLFYAAVMARDYTMIMGNLVLGAVLTLFGNLLADVCYGLADPRIRDAKDDA, encoded by the coding sequence ATGCCTCCCCTGCCCTCACATAACCGCCGCGCCAGACTGGCCGACATAGCAGCTGGCATCCTGCGTAAAACGTTCTGGATGCTTCTGGTGCTCTGGGGCATTACGCTCATCAGCTTCTGGGTCATACACCTGGCTCCGGGTTCGCCCACGGATATGGAAACCACCCTGAACCCCTTGGCTGGTGAAGCCGCCCGGCAAAGGCTTGAAGTTCTGTACGGCCTTGACCGCCCCATCTATGTGCAATACTGGGACTGGCTGTTGCGCCTGCTGCATTTTGATTTCGGCAACTCCATGTCGGCGGATTCCCGCCCGGTGCTGACAAAGATTATGGAACGCCTGCCCCTTACCGTGGGCATGAACGTTACGGCAATGCTTCTTACCCTGCTTATTGCCATTCCCGTCGGCATAGCCTCGGCGTGCCGCCAGAACTCGCTCTTTGACCGCTCTGTCACTGTTCTGGTCTTTTTAGGTTTTGCCATGCCGTCTTTTTGGCTGGCCCTGCTGCTCATGATGTTTTTCGGCATCGAGTTGCAGTGGCTGCCCATATCCGGCCTGACATCCATGAACTATGAGCAGCTGACGCTATGGGGGAAATTTTGCGATCTGGCCAAACACCTGGCCTTGCCCATCCTCGTGTATACTGTTGGCGGCCTTGCCAGCATGTCGCGCTACATGCGCGCCTGCATGCTTGAAGTGCTGCGTCAGGATTATATTCTCACGGCCAGAGCAAAAGGGTTGAGCGAAACAACCATTATCAGGCGTCACGCATTGCGCAACGCCCTGCTGCCCGTCATCACGCTCCTTGGGCTTTCCGTTCCCGGCCTCATTGGCGGCAGCGTCATCATTGAATCGATTTTTGCCCTGCCAGGCCTTGGCCAGCTTTTTTACGCCGCCGTCATGGCCCGCGACTATACAATGATAATGGGCAACCTTGTTCTGGGCGCGGTACTTACCCTGTTTGGCAACCTGCTTGCCGATGTGTGCTACGGCCTGGCTGACCCGCGCATCAGAGACGCAAAGGACGATGCCTGA
- a CDS encoding pseudouridine synthase, with protein MASHNRSQRPDTKRPASRSESRPASGAHKDFSRTSRADINKGIAPEPSSPTNVKASSLSKPVAHDREAAVGGKASGKPSPAYKSDSGTESSMRLNKAIAASGLCSRRKADEFILAGRVVVNGVPEVNPGRQVQPNDAVAVDGRLLNDAQHFCYLMLYKPVQVVCTVSDPEGRPTVMDYLPEDVRKLRLYPVGRLDYFSEGLLLLTNDGQLAQRLTHPRHHQPKVYEVLVRGAVPGAALTAMRRGMVLAEGEKLMPVEVDARPAANGTLMRMVLHQGINRQIRRMCRDFGLTILRLKRVAQGPLELGRLALGAARHLTAAEVAALKKSVVL; from the coding sequence GTGGCATCTCACAATCGTTCGCAACGGCCAGATACAAAACGCCCAGCATCACGCTCAGAATCACGTCCAGCATCCGGGGCCCATAAAGATTTTTCGCGGACTTCGCGTGCTGACATAAACAAAGGGATCGCGCCTGAGCCATCATCACCAACAAACGTCAAAGCCTCTTCGCTGTCCAAGCCTGTTGCCCATGACCGTGAGGCTGCGGTTGGCGGAAAAGCCTCTGGTAAACCATCGCCTGCGTACAAATCTGATTCCGGTACAGAAAGCTCTATGCGTTTAAATAAAGCCATTGCTGCTTCCGGGCTGTGCTCACGCCGTAAAGCTGATGAATTTATCCTTGCTGGTCGTGTTGTTGTTAACGGCGTGCCCGAGGTCAACCCCGGTCGTCAGGTACAGCCGAACGATGCTGTTGCCGTTGATGGCCGGTTGCTTAATGACGCGCAACATTTTTGCTACCTTATGCTTTACAAGCCAGTACAGGTGGTTTGTACCGTCAGTGACCCTGAGGGGCGCCCTACTGTTATGGACTATCTGCCGGAAGACGTGCGTAAGCTTCGCCTCTACCCTGTCGGACGTCTTGATTACTTTTCGGAAGGATTACTGTTGCTGACCAATGATGGCCAGCTTGCCCAGCGTCTTACGCATCCCCGGCATCATCAGCCAAAAGTTTATGAAGTTCTTGTGCGCGGGGCTGTGCCCGGCGCGGCCTTGACTGCCATGCGCCGCGGCATGGTGCTGGCTGAAGGTGAAAAGCTCATGCCTGTGGAAGTGGACGCCCGACCTGCTGCAAATGGAACTCTGATGCGCATGGTTCTGCATCAAGGGATCAACCGCCAGATTCGCCGCATGTGCCGCGATTTTGGACTGACCATTCTGCGTCTGAAACGCGTTGCACAGGGGCCACTGGAACTGGGGCGGCTTGCTCTGGGGGCGGCACGGCACCTGACCGCAGCGGAGGTCGCAGCTTTGAAAAAAAGTGTTGTACTATAA
- a CDS encoding ABC transporter permease, with the protein MLPKALKKLLGRHIMLLLGLFIVLGMSLAALLAPVIAPYHPDTLHLDHILEPPSSLFWLGTDRLGRDVFSRLLYGGRISLWVGFVAVGISISIGTTLGLISGYFRRWVDEVIMRAVDVMLCFPSFFLILAVIAFLEPDLTNIMIVIGLTSWMGVTRLVRAETLSLREREFVDAARLAGTPTGKILIRHILPNALAPVLITATLGVAGAILVESSLSFLGLGVQPPTASWGNMLMEGKAVIENASWLSVYPGLAILITVLGYNLLGESLRDIFDPRLRR; encoded by the coding sequence ATGTTGCCCAAAGCTCTCAAAAAACTGCTTGGCCGCCATATTATGCTGCTGCTCGGCCTTTTTATCGTTTTGGGCATGTCTCTGGCGGCCCTGCTTGCCCCGGTCATTGCCCCCTACCATCCGGACACGCTGCACCTCGACCATATCCTGGAGCCGCCCTCCTCGCTTTTCTGGCTTGGAACCGACAGATTGGGGCGCGACGTCTTTTCCCGCCTGCTGTATGGCGGACGCATATCGCTTTGGGTCGGCTTTGTGGCTGTGGGCATATCCATCAGCATTGGCACCACGTTGGGGCTCATCAGCGGCTATTTCAGGCGATGGGTGGATGAAGTCATCATGCGCGCTGTCGACGTGATGCTATGTTTTCCTTCATTTTTTCTTATCCTGGCGGTCATTGCTTTTCTGGAGCCGGACCTTACCAATATAATGATTGTCATCGGGCTCACCTCGTGGATGGGCGTGACGCGCCTTGTGCGTGCTGAGACCCTCAGCTTGCGCGAGCGCGAATTTGTTGACGCTGCACGCCTTGCAGGCACGCCAACGGGCAAGATTCTTATCCGCCACATTTTGCCCAACGCCTTGGCTCCTGTGCTTATTACGGCCACGTTGGGCGTTGCCGGGGCCATTCTGGTGGAATCGAGCCTGAGTTTTCTCGGGCTTGGCGTCCAGCCTCCCACCGCAAGCTGGGGGAATATGCTCATGGAAGGAAAAGCCGTGATCGAAAATGCCTCATGGCTGTCGGTCTATCCCGGTCTGGCCATCCTCATAACCGTGCTTGGCTACAACCTGCTTGGTGAAAGCCTGAGAGATATTTTTGACCCCCGGCTACGGCGCTGA
- a CDS encoding DNA repair protein RecN codes for MLEYLRIRNLALIEDMQLEFEPGMNVLTGETGAGKSFILKALGFLLGDRLSADMVRAGTERAQVEALFTLDGEDMVLRREILAESGRSRLYINDELRSQDSLRDLRPRLVAHTSQHAQQKLLQPAFQARLLESGLAKPELLRERDALLARLNETSAQRKALLERQAGLAEKRELLEMQQQEIDKVAPEENEEERLEETRAKARSLEHVRENYEQALALLHGEDAEGLLDMLSHFEKVLTRMARDDDSLQSDADAVTALRQQLFHLGGRLRRPSPMEDLPDMDQLEERLFALAQLKRKLHRTLPQILSLREEIVENLSFLDICALDLARLGREEEALAEQLSGIIAQILPLRRSAATHMASALEEELRQLGFSEQVRVIPHFEQHEIWPGIRDERGRILWAPNPGQPPQPLDKIASGGELSRFLLALASVRQDEESAIFIFDEVDAGVGGLTLNKLAEKLYALASSRQMLLITHWPQLAARARKHFQISKTIRDNATFTLCLPLDKAARHEELARMAGGGAQGEAMARSLEAQ; via the coding sequence ATGCTGGAATACCTGCGCATCCGCAATCTCGCCCTCATCGAAGATATGCAGCTGGAGTTCGAACCGGGCATGAACGTGCTTACCGGTGAAACCGGAGCCGGCAAGAGCTTTATTCTTAAAGCCCTTGGTTTTTTGCTTGGAGACAGACTTTCTGCGGATATGGTGCGCGCAGGAACAGAACGCGCCCAGGTTGAGGCCCTTTTTACTCTTGATGGCGAAGACATGGTCCTGCGGCGCGAGATTCTGGCGGAAAGCGGCCGCAGCCGCCTGTACATCAATGACGAACTGCGTTCGCAGGACAGCCTGCGTGATTTACGCCCCCGTCTTGTGGCGCATACAAGTCAGCACGCGCAGCAAAAACTTTTACAACCTGCGTTTCAGGCGCGCCTTCTTGAAAGTGGCCTTGCCAAACCGGAGCTCTTGCGTGAACGGGACGCTCTGCTCGCCCGCCTGAATGAAACATCGGCCCAACGCAAGGCGCTGCTGGAGCGTCAGGCCGGGCTGGCTGAAAAGCGCGAACTGCTTGAAATGCAACAGCAGGAAATAGACAAGGTAGCTCCAGAGGAAAATGAAGAGGAACGGCTGGAAGAAACCCGGGCCAAGGCCCGCTCTCTTGAGCATGTGCGCGAAAATTATGAGCAGGCTCTGGCTCTTTTGCACGGAGAAGACGCTGAGGGCCTGTTGGACATGCTCAGCCATTTTGAAAAAGTGCTCACACGCATGGCCAGGGATGACGACAGCCTGCAAAGCGATGCGGACGCCGTTACCGCGCTCCGTCAGCAGTTGTTTCACCTGGGCGGCCGCCTGCGCCGTCCCTCTCCCATGGAAGACCTGCCTGATATGGATCAGCTTGAAGAGCGCCTTTTTGCTCTGGCTCAACTCAAGCGCAAGCTGCACCGCACTTTGCCGCAGATACTGTCCCTGCGTGAAGAAATCGTTGAAAACCTGTCGTTTCTCGATATATGCGCTCTTGATCTTGCCCGTCTTGGCAGGGAAGAAGAAGCGCTGGCAGAGCAGCTTTCCGGCATAATTGCGCAAATCCTTCCCCTGCGCCGCAGCGCGGCAACCCACATGGCAAGCGCGCTTGAAGAGGAACTGCGGCAACTGGGCTTTTCAGAACAGGTGCGCGTCATTCCCCATTTCGAACAGCATGAAATCTGGCCAGGCATCAGGGATGAGCGCGGGCGCATCCTGTGGGCCCCCAACCCTGGCCAACCCCCGCAACCTCTGGATAAAATAGCTTCGGGCGGCGAACTTTCGCGTTTTTTACTGGCCCTGGCCAGCGTACGGCAAGATGAAGAAAGCGCCATTTTTATTTTTGACGAAGTTGACGCCGGAGTCGGCGGGCTCACTCTCAACAAGCTGGCTGAAAAACTGTACGCGCTGGCAAGCAGTCGCCAGATGCTTCTTATAACGCATTGGCCGCAGCTTGCGGCCAGGGCACGCAAGCATTTTCAGATCAGCAAAACCATACGGGACAACGCCACCTTCACGCTCTGCCTGCCACTGGACAAGGCGGCTCGCCATGAGGAACTGGCCCGCATGGCCGGTGGAGGCGCACAGGGCGAGGCAATGGCCCGCAGCCTTGAGGCGCAATAA
- the rdgC gene encoding recombination-associated protein RdgC — MGFANSACSFTRFRILDPIPNELWAQIPDKLKQFAFRDIDDIPEMQAQGWVCYEDMLDTEWATAPPQKGAYIVFSLRLDMRRIPAGVVKKHLAVALRDEKNRMHEQGKTFVSRERKKELKEQVMLRLRMRFLPIPSEFNVLWSIDRNEVWFASTQSKMIDLFIEEFLKTFDLKLEQLTPYNLADSMLDEDGLARLDQLEATQFAPLS, encoded by the coding sequence ATGGGCTTTGCCAACAGTGCGTGCAGCTTTACCCGCTTTCGCATACTTGATCCGATCCCCAACGAACTATGGGCACAGATTCCCGACAAGCTGAAGCAATTCGCCTTTCGGGATATTGACGATATTCCTGAAATGCAGGCCCAGGGATGGGTCTGCTATGAAGACATGCTGGATACCGAATGGGCTACGGCACCGCCGCAAAAAGGCGCATATATCGTTTTTTCCTTGCGCCTTGATATGCGGCGCATCCCTGCGGGCGTTGTCAAAAAGCATCTGGCTGTGGCCCTGCGCGACGAAAAAAACCGCATGCACGAACAGGGAAAGACCTTCGTTTCGCGTGAACGTAAAAAAGAGCTCAAGGAACAGGTTATGCTCCGGCTGCGGATGCGCTTTTTGCCCATCCCCAGTGAGTTCAACGTGCTTTGGTCCATCGACAGAAATGAAGTCTGGTTTGCTTCAACTCAAAGCAAGATGATTGATCTTTTTATTGAGGAATTTCTTAAAACCTTTGATCTGAAGCTTGAACAGTTGACGCCCTACAATCTGGCGGATTCCATGCTTGATGAGGACGGCCTTGCGCGTCTCGATCAGCTTGAAGCCACACAATTTGCCCCCCTGTCTTAG
- a CDS encoding DUF4019 domain-containing protein: MRKLILCSLIAFALCINTSAAFGASAPDKAMEAANTWLALADKGDAQATWNQAAAAFKAGIELKEWEKTLPKARQPLGAVIHRTISSSETTATLPGVPDGEYAIFRFQTGFSQKKEAVEALLMQKENDGVWRTIGYFIK, from the coding sequence ATGCGGAAGCTTATTCTGTGCTCTTTGATTGCTTTTGCCCTGTGCATCAACACTTCGGCCGCGTTCGGCGCAAGCGCACCAGACAAGGCAATGGAAGCGGCAAACACCTGGCTTGCCCTGGCCGACAAGGGCGATGCCCAGGCGACGTGGAATCAGGCTGCCGCAGCATTCAAAGCTGGCATCGAGTTGAAGGAATGGGAAAAGACCCTGCCCAAAGCCCGGCAGCCTCTCGGCGCTGTCATACACAGAACAATATCGTCTTCAGAAACAACTGCGACGCTGCCTGGCGTTCCTGATGGCGAGTATGCGATTTTTCGTTTTCAAACAGGCTTTTCGCAGAAAAAAGAGGCAGTGGAGGCCTTGCTGATGCAAAAGGAAAACGATGGCGTCTGGCGCACCATAGGCTACTTTATCAAGTAG
- the pgm gene encoding phosphoglucomutase (alpha-D-glucose-1,6-bisphosphate-dependent), with product MPVVHARAGEFPTPEDLENIPVLVSAYFTEYPNPTIPSQRVSFGTSGHRGSSLLQTFNEEHIYAITQAVCDYRKANGIDGPLFLGGDTHALSEAAFRSALEVLVANNVQVRIAHAGMYTATPAISHAILRWNAGRATALADGIVITPSHNPPRDGGFKYNPPHGGPAETHVTDLIEKNANAYLEKGNRGVQLTHLRAALSSPLVEEYDFIGAYVADLPKALDMKAIAASGLRLGVDPLGGASLQMWEPIAETYGIDITVVNKAVDPTFRFVPFDKDGKIRMDCSSPYAMSGLLHMRDRFDLAVACDPDSDRHGIVTRQELMNPNHFLSVAAWYLFRTRKAWPSDAGIGKTLVTSALLDRVGQDVKRPVVEVPVGFKWFVPYLLSGRCGLGCEESAGASFLCFDGSPWSTDKDGPLMCLLAAEMMAVEQASPSELYEKLTARLGSPVYQRLDAPADDQVRAKLKALTPESVDMKELGGSPVTEVITRAPGNDAPIGGVKVSSADGWFAVRPSGTEPICKVYTESFKGEEHLTHMQKDAIDFLDRLLKS from the coding sequence ATGCCTGTAGTCCATGCCAGGGCCGGAGAATTCCCTACACCGGAAGACCTTGAAAATATTCCTGTTCTTGTCAGCGCCTATTTTACTGAATATCCCAATCCCACCATTCCGTCCCAGCGGGTGTCGTTTGGCACATCCGGGCATCGCGGCTCTTCGCTGCTGCAAACCTTTAATGAAGAACATATCTATGCCATCACTCAAGCCGTATGCGACTACCGCAAGGCCAATGGCATAGACGGGCCGCTCTTTTTGGGAGGCGATACCCATGCCCTGTCAGAAGCGGCCTTTCGCTCGGCCCTTGAGGTGCTGGTGGCCAATAATGTGCAGGTGCGCATTGCTCACGCGGGAATGTACACAGCGACCCCGGCAATCTCGCACGCCATCCTGAGATGGAATGCCGGGCGGGCCACGGCCCTGGCCGACGGCATCGTCATCACTCCTTCACATAATCCCCCTCGTGACGGCGGCTTCAAATATAATCCGCCTCACGGCGGCCCGGCAGAAACGCACGTCACCGACCTGATCGAAAAAAACGCCAATGCGTACCTTGAAAAAGGCAATCGTGGCGTACAGTTGACCCATTTGCGCGCGGCGCTCAGCTCTCCGCTGGTAGAAGAATACGACTTTATAGGCGCGTATGTTGCCGACCTGCCCAAAGCTCTGGACATGAAGGCCATTGCGGCTTCCGGGCTGCGCCTTGGCGTGGACCCTCTGGGCGGGGCGAGCCTGCAAATGTGGGAACCCATAGCTGAAACCTATGGAATTGATATTACTGTAGTCAACAAAGCGGTGGACCCTACATTCCGCTTTGTGCCTTTTGACAAAGACGGTAAAATCCGCATGGACTGTTCTTCGCCCTATGCCATGAGCGGCCTTTTGCACATGCGCGATCGTTTTGACCTGGCCGTGGCCTGCGATCCCGATTCAGATCGCCATGGCATTGTCACCCGTCAGGAACTTATGAACCCCAACCATTTTTTGTCAGTAGCCGCCTGGTATCTCTTCCGTACGCGCAAAGCCTGGCCCTCCGATGCCGGCATTGGCAAAACGCTTGTCACCAGCGCCCTGCTGGACAGGGTGGGGCAGGACGTAAAACGTCCTGTGGTGGAAGTGCCCGTGGGCTTCAAGTGGTTTGTGCCGTATCTTCTGAGCGGCCGCTGCGGCCTTGGATGCGAAGAAAGCGCCGGGGCATCATTCCTGTGCTTTGACGGCAGCCCCTGGAGCACCGACAAGGATGGCCCCCTCATGTGTCTGCTGGCTGCCGAGATGATGGCAGTTGAGCAGGCATCACCCAGCGAGCTGTATGAAAAGCTCACCGCACGGCTGGGCAGCCCCGTGTACCAGCGGCTGGATGCTCCGGCCGACGATCAGGTGCGTGCCAAGCTCAAGGCACTGACGCCAGAAAGTGTGGACATGAAAGAACTTGGTGGTTCGCCGGTTACGGAGGTCATTACCAGGGCGCCTGGCAACGACGCCCCCATAGGCGGCGTAAAGGTTTCCAGCGCTGACGGCTGGTTTGCGGTGCGCCCCTCTGGAACCGAACCCATTTGCAAGGTGTACACTGAAAGCTTTAAGGGTGAAGAGCATTTGACCCACATGCAAAAGGACGCCATCGATTTTCTGGATCGACTGCTCAAATCATGA
- a CDS encoding DegQ family serine endoprotease, with protein sequence MFIKRCLTGLLAVTFVVTAQFAQAINLPDFSELAAKSGPAVVNINTEKTTTSGGGGSEELFGEMFRNMPPGFDKFFDQFGGRRDGKRPQSKQKSLGSGFLVSSDGYIVTNNHVVADADVIRVTLDQKNGKSESFTASLIGADEETDLALLKMDGKKDLPFLVFGNSDELNVGEWLLAIGNPFGLDHTVTAGILSAKNRNIHAGPFDNFLQTDASINPGNSGGPLLNMQGQVVGINTAIIASGQGIGFAIPSNMAAKIIDQIKSGKKVSRGWIGVTIQDVEENAAKALGMKDAKGALIGSVMENEPAAKGGMKDGDVIVAVDGKDIDDASALLRAIAEKAPGSQAVIKVWRDGKTLDLTVTLGERQSTSQAAAGSKGEAKQSEGLLGISVRPLNDAERRDMKIDKNEGLLIVDVAANKPAAEADLRPGDVILKANLKPVNTSAALSKIVNEEGVKRGAIMLQISRRGDVAFRTVPLSK encoded by the coding sequence ATGTTTATAAAAAGATGTTTAACTGGGCTTCTGGCCGTTACCTTTGTGGTGACGGCCCAGTTTGCCCAGGCAATAAACCTGCCGGACTTCAGCGAACTGGCCGCCAAAAGCGGCCCTGCGGTCGTCAATATCAATACTGAAAAAACGACCACCAGTGGTGGTGGCGGTTCTGAGGAACTTTTCGGCGAGATGTTCCGCAATATGCCTCCAGGATTTGATAAATTTTTTGATCAGTTTGGCGGCAGGCGCGATGGCAAAAGGCCCCAATCCAAGCAAAAATCGCTGGGCTCGGGTTTTTTGGTGTCCTCTGACGGCTATATAGTCACCAACAACCATGTGGTGGCCGATGCCGATGTCATCCGGGTTACGCTGGACCAAAAGAACGGTAAAAGTGAATCTTTTACGGCCAGCCTTATTGGGGCGGATGAAGAAACAGATCTGGCCCTGCTGAAGATGGATGGCAAAAAAGATTTGCCGTTTCTGGTGTTCGGCAATTCCGACGAGCTGAATGTCGGCGAATGGCTGCTGGCCATTGGCAACCCCTTTGGTCTGGATCACACGGTGACTGCTGGCATTCTGTCTGCCAAAAACCGTAACATTCACGCTGGTCCTTTTGACAATTTCCTTCAGACTGACGCCTCCATCAATCCCGGCAACAGTGGCGGCCCGCTGCTGAACATGCAGGGACAGGTTGTAGGCATCAATACGGCCATTATTGCCAGCGGGCAGGGCATTGGCTTTGCCATCCCCAGCAACATGGCCGCCAAAATTATCGACCAGATCAAGAGCGGCAAAAAAGTCAGCCGCGGCTGGATCGGCGTGACCATTCAGGACGTTGAAGAGAATGCGGCCAAGGCTTTGGGCATGAAGGACGCCAAGGGCGCCCTTATCGGCAGCGTTATGGAAAATGAGCCTGCGGCCAAGGGCGGTATGAAGGACGGCGACGTAATTGTGGCCGTGGACGGCAAGGATATCGACGACGCCTCAGCCCTGCTGCGCGCCATTGCCGAAAAAGCTCCCGGCAGTCAGGCCGTCATCAAGGTCTGGCGTGACGGCAAGACCTTGGATCTTACGGTGACCCTGGGCGAACGCCAGTCCACTTCCCAGGCTGCGGCCGGAAGCAAGGGTGAAGCCAAACAAAGCGAAGGGTTGCTCGGCATTTCGGTTCGCCCCTTGAATGACGCCGAACGCCGCGATATGAAGATCGACAAGAACGAAGGCCTGCTCATCGTGGATGTGGCTGCCAACAAGCCCGCCGCTGAGGCTGATCTGCGCCCCGGAGACGTGATTCTCAAGGCGAACCTGAAGCCTGTGAACACGTCTGCAGCGCTGTCAAAAATTGTGAACGAGGAGGGAGTCAAGCGCGGAGCCATCATGCTGCAAATTTCGCGGCGTGGTGATGTTGCCTTCCGCACTGTGCCTCTCAGTAAATAG